A window of Erpetoichthys calabaricus chromosome 12, fErpCal1.3, whole genome shotgun sequence contains these coding sequences:
- the LOC114662021 gene encoding myoglobin isoform X6, which produces MCACIEDYDKVLSFWAPLEANPKLYGEIILQRLFETKPDSQKLFPKFAALSKEQLQNNPDLQAHGGIVICKLTEFLHSKLQHQQLMKDLAESHAKQHKIPRVNFQIIGEVIVIVAAEKIDGFGPDAQTALKNVLKEFQTVMGACYNELGVDL; this is translated from the exons ATGTGTGCTTGTATTGAGGATTATGATAAGGTGCTAAGTTTCTGGGCTCCCCTGGAGGCAAATCCCAAGCTTTATGGAGAGATTATTCTTCAgcg CTTGTTTGAGACCAAACCAGATAGCCAGAAGCTGTTCCCCAAGTTTGCTGCACTTTCTAAAGAGCAGCTGCAGAACAATCCTGACCTCCAGGCCCATGGGGGAATTGTCATCTGCAAGCTGACAGAATTTCTGCATTCGAAACTGCAACACCAGCAACTTATGAAAGATCTGGCAGAAAGTCATGCCAAGCAGCACAAGATCCCTCGGGTCAACTTTCAG ATCATTGGTGAAGTAATTGTCATAGTGGCAGCAGAAAAGATTGATGGCTTTGGTCCTGATGCTCAAACAGCATTGAAGAATGTGCTGAAGGAGTTTCAAACTGTCATGGGAGCTTGCTATAATGAGCTAGGAGTTGATCTGTGA